A part of Neodiprion pinetum isolate iyNeoPine1 chromosome 4, iyNeoPine1.2, whole genome shotgun sequence genomic DNA contains:
- the Atg101 gene encoding autophagy-related protein 101, with protein sequence MNARTQLFELSMEGRQVDEAVAGIFHSVLFHRTLGKFKYKQEGSYSVGTVGYQDVDCDFIDFTYVCCSSVHLDEILKREISGFSEALRSNDGPGSGQISLEFFQKKKNRWPFQPECIPWEVWTVRLELIKLVTEHERQICREKVGDLLTDKILYITEVMNRHDYVPKMPNQAELDLIFDTSYPDIQPYLFKLSFTTSGPSSTTMGNTMKKLIKETLSM encoded by the coding sequence ATGAACGCGAGGACGCAGCTTTTTGAGCTCAGCATGGAGGGGCGTCAGGTGGACGAGGCAGTGGCCGGAATATTCCACAGTGTCCTGTTCCACAGGACCTtaggaaaatttaaatataaacaagAAGGAAGCTACTCGGTTGGGACGGTTGGCTACCAGGACGTTGATTGTGATTTTATAGACTTTACGTACGTCTGTTGTTCGTCAGTGCATCTCGACGAAATTCTGAAACGAGAAATATCTGGCTTCTCAGAGGCGCTCAGGTCTAACGACGGACCTGGGTCAGGACAGATATctctagaattttttcagaagaaaaaaaatcgctggCCTTTTCAGCCCGAGTGTATACCCTGGGAGGTATGGACAGTCAGACTGGAGCTGATAAAGTTAGTTACCGAACACGAGAGGCAGATATGTAGGGAGAAAGTTGGCGACCTACTTACagataaaatattgtacataacTGAAGTTATGAATCGACATGATTACGTACCAAAAATGCCTAATCAGGCTGAGCTTGACCTCATATTCGATACCTCATATCCGGACATTCAACCATACTTATTTAAGTTATCGTTTACCACATCTGGTCCTTCTAGTACGACAATGGGTAACactatgaaaaaattgatcaaagaGACGCTGTCCATGTAA
- the Tmx3 gene encoding thioredoxin-related transmembrane protein 3 isoform X2, giving the protein MYAPWCAHCKRLEPIWGHVAQHLHATSIRVGRIDCTRFTNVARAFKINGFPTILFFKGDQEFVYNGDRTKDEIVRFALRLSGPPVQEITRTQSFEAIKKAQDVYFLYIGERTGHLWETYNKVADTFQPHAFFYQSYTNVAGKHAPSENTPAVFVYKENSHYHFTGEDRNDREALNDSMYKWVNAERFPTFPKVTRGNINQLFLTNKNLVLAVVEENQLEEIQPDMIEFRDMVQAVIMKKRDKYHDHFQFGWIANPDLANSIAMMIVPLPSLIVINTTTSHHYIPEDEPRKLTPHAIELFLEQIYNESAPTYGGNGWLVRMYRSWFEFRTTLSEMWKGNPILTMVLFGLPFGFLLLICYSICCADILDADDDEEEESSHMKKD; this is encoded by the exons ATGTATGCGCCATGGTGTGCACACTGCAAGAGATTAGAACCAATATGGGGTCACGTAGCTCAGCATTTACATGCAACATCAATTCGGGTTGGCCGCATTGATTGTACAAGATTTACGAATGTCGCTCGTGCCTTCAAAATCAATGGGTTCCCTACAATTTTATT CTTTAAGGGAGATCAAGAATTTGTATACAACGGGGATAGAACTAAAGACGAAATAGTCAGATTTGCATTGAGACTGAGTGGACCACCAGTCCAGGAAATAACTAGGACTCAGAGCTTTGAAGCAATAAAAAAAGCTCAGGATGTATATTTTCTATATATCGGAGAAAGGACCGGACATCTCTGG GAAACGTACAATAAAGTAGCGGACACATTTCAACCGCACGCATTTTTCTATCAATCGTACACTAACGTAGCTGGAAAACACGCACCGTCGGAAAATACTCCTGCGGTATTTGTTTACAAGGAAAATTCCCATTATCATTTTACAG GAGAGGACAGGAATGACCGCGAAGCCTTAAACGATTCCATGTACAAATGGGTGAATGCCGAGCGTTTTCCAACATTTCCGAAAGTGACGCGAGGAAATATAAATCAGttatttttaacgaataaGAATTTGGTTTTGGCAGTGGTGGAGGAGAATCAGCTTGAAGAAATTCAGCCTGACATGATCGAATTCAGGGACATGGTACAAGCGGTGATAATGAAGAAACGTGACAAATATCATGA CCATTTTCAGTTTGGCTGGATAGCAAACCCCGACTTGGCAAACAGTATAGCTATGATGATCGTACCTTTGCCGAGTTTGATTGTAATCAACACGACAACTAGTCATCATTACATCCCGGAAGATGAGCCACGAAAATTGACTCCTCATGCAATTGAATTGTTTTTAGAACAGATCTACAACGAAAGTGCACCG ACTTATGGAGGGAACGGTTGGCTGGTGCGTATGTACAGATCATGGTTCGAATTCAGAACAACACTCTCTGAAATGTGGAAGGGAAATCCAATTCTGACAATGGTTTTGTTTGGACTTCCGTTCGGTTTCCTTTTACTAATCTGCTATAGTATTTGTTGTGCTGACATTCTTGACGCTGATGACGATGAAGAAGAAG aatcgAGTCATATGAAGAAAGATTAG
- the Tmx3 gene encoding thioredoxin-related transmembrane protein 3 isoform X1, translating to MVSLPKITFFGAFCAIFASTAASRVLELSDRFMDIHKEGQWLVMMYAPWCAHCKRLEPIWGHVAQHLHATSIRVGRIDCTRFTNVARAFKINGFPTILFFKGDQEFVYNGDRTKDEIVRFALRLSGPPVQEITRTQSFEAIKKAQDVYFLYIGERTGHLWETYNKVADTFQPHAFFYQSYTNVAGKHAPSENTPAVFVYKENSHYHFTGEDRNDREALNDSMYKWVNAERFPTFPKVTRGNINQLFLTNKNLVLAVVEENQLEEIQPDMIEFRDMVQAVIMKKRDKYHDHFQFGWIANPDLANSIAMMIVPLPSLIVINTTTSHHYIPEDEPRKLTPHAIELFLEQIYNESAPTYGGNGWLVRMYRSWFEFRTTLSEMWKGNPILTMVLFGLPFGFLLLICYSICCADILDADDDEEEESSHMKKD from the exons ATGGTTTCCTTGCCCAAAATAACGTTTTTCGGCGCCTTTTGTG CAATATTTGCTAGCACTGCCGCGTCTCGAGTACTGGAGCTCAGTGATAG ATTTATGGATATCCACAAGGAAGGCCAGTGGCTGGTTATG ATGTATGCGCCATGGTGTGCACACTGCAAGAGATTAGAACCAATATGGGGTCACGTAGCTCAGCATTTACATGCAACATCAATTCGGGTTGGCCGCATTGATTGTACAAGATTTACGAATGTCGCTCGTGCCTTCAAAATCAATGGGTTCCCTACAATTTTATT CTTTAAGGGAGATCAAGAATTTGTATACAACGGGGATAGAACTAAAGACGAAATAGTCAGATTTGCATTGAGACTGAGTGGACCACCAGTCCAGGAAATAACTAGGACTCAGAGCTTTGAAGCAATAAAAAAAGCTCAGGATGTATATTTTCTATATATCGGAGAAAGGACCGGACATCTCTGG GAAACGTACAATAAAGTAGCGGACACATTTCAACCGCACGCATTTTTCTATCAATCGTACACTAACGTAGCTGGAAAACACGCACCGTCGGAAAATACTCCTGCGGTATTTGTTTACAAGGAAAATTCCCATTATCATTTTACAG GAGAGGACAGGAATGACCGCGAAGCCTTAAACGATTCCATGTACAAATGGGTGAATGCCGAGCGTTTTCCAACATTTCCGAAAGTGACGCGAGGAAATATAAATCAGttatttttaacgaataaGAATTTGGTTTTGGCAGTGGTGGAGGAGAATCAGCTTGAAGAAATTCAGCCTGACATGATCGAATTCAGGGACATGGTACAAGCGGTGATAATGAAGAAACGTGACAAATATCATGA CCATTTTCAGTTTGGCTGGATAGCAAACCCCGACTTGGCAAACAGTATAGCTATGATGATCGTACCTTTGCCGAGTTTGATTGTAATCAACACGACAACTAGTCATCATTACATCCCGGAAGATGAGCCACGAAAATTGACTCCTCATGCAATTGAATTGTTTTTAGAACAGATCTACAACGAAAGTGCACCG ACTTATGGAGGGAACGGTTGGCTGGTGCGTATGTACAGATCATGGTTCGAATTCAGAACAACACTCTCTGAAATGTGGAAGGGAAATCCAATTCTGACAATGGTTTTGTTTGGACTTCCGTTCGGTTTCCTTTTACTAATCTGCTATAGTATTTGTTGTGCTGACATTCTTGACGCTGATGACGATGAAGAAGAAG aatcgAGTCATATGAAGAAAGATTAG
- the Hexo1 gene encoding chitooligosaccharidolytic beta-N-acetylglucosaminidase — protein MGTGSVGMITVLAISIFLLYNCANAAVEDDLSSPWSYECKAGNCQKIKTTPKITTPLSLGVCQLFCGEAGALWPRPTGHLSLGNFVLQLNPNEIHLHDSSSARTESSSLIAKNIEILKNDLRTMGGDRLKSGGRGLIVHLGPRISSENVKLTLETDESYILQISELGDGRLNASIDAKTYFGARHGLETLSQLIVYDDLYNKIQIVRDAYIVDGPVYPYRGVLLDTSRNFVDKPTILRTIRAMGMNKMNTFHWHITDSHSFPYESSTYPEFSNYGAYTPQNVYSNDDIKEILEYALLQGVRVMPEFDAPAHVGEGWQWVGDNTTVCFKKEPWLKYCVEPPCGQLNPASDRVYEILGGIYKDMITDFQPDIFHMGGDEVNINCWNTSDNLKEWMTSKGWGHKENDFYKVWDHFQSRALEKYVEANAGKQVPIIMWTSGLTNEENIKILNPSKYIIQIWTTGEDETIARLIRNNFKVIFSNYDAWYLDCGFGAWVGEGNNWCSPYKGWQKVYDNSPLAILTSQGFSPDKKNQILGGEATLWSEQTDSTTIDSRLWPRTAAVAERLWSEPKSSWIHAEHRMLMQRERMVAKGINADSLQPQWCAQNQGHCYL, from the exons ATGGGGACCGGATCTGTTGGGATGATTACCGTGCTGGCTATTagcatatttttattgtacaaCTGCGCAAACGCGGCTGTCGAAGATGACCTTAG CTCACCATGGTCGTACGAGTGCAAGGCGGGTAATTGCCAGAAGATAAAAACAACACCAAAAATAACAACACCATTATCTCTAGGAGTATGCCAATTATTTTGCGGAGAAGCTGGTGCCCTGTGGCCGCGGCCAACGGGGCATTTATCCCTAGGAAATTTCGTTCTTCAGTTAAATccgaatgaaattcatttgCACGACTCATCGTCAGCGAGAACTGAGAGTTCTTCACTGATTGCTAAGAATATCGAAATCTTGAAGAACGATTTACGGACTATGGGTGGCGATCGACTAAAAAGCGGCGGAAGAGGGCTGATCGTTCATCTGGGTCCAAGAATTTCATCCGAGAATGTCAAGCTGACCCTGGAAACCGACGAAAGCTACATTCTACAAATATCCGAGCTTGGTGATGGCAGG TTGAACGCTTCGATAGATGCCAAAACTTATTTCGGGGCAAGACATGGTTTGGAAACCCTGTCGCAGCTGATAGTATACGATGATCTTTACAATAAGATTCAGATAGTCCGAGACGCGTACATAGTTGATGGGCCGGTTTATCCTTACCGCGGAGTTCTTTTGGACACGTCCCGAAACTTCGTAGACAAGCCGACTATACTGAGAACGATCCGAGCCATGGGGATGAACAAGATGAACACATTCCATTGGCACATTACGGATTCTCACAGTTTTCCGTACGAAAGTAGTACATACCCCGAGTTCTCAAATTATGGTGCTTACACACCGCAGAATGTCTATTCCAATGACGACATCAAGGAAATCCTCGAATACGCACTGCTACAAGGAGTCAGAGTTATGCCTGAGTTTGATGCTCCCGCTCACGTCGGCGAGGGTTGGCAATGG GTTGGAGACAATACGACGGTATGTTTCAAAAAGGAGCCCTGGTTAAAATACTGCGTCGAGCCACCATGCGGTCAATTGAATCCGGCGAGCGATCGTGTCTATGAAATTTTAGGCGGCATATACAAAGACATGATAACTGATTTTCAACCTGACATATTCCATATGGGTGGTGACGAGGTGAACATCAATTGCTGGAACACCTCGGACAATCTGAAAGAATGGATGACCTCAAAGGGATGGGGACACAAGGAAAATGACTTTTACAAAGTCTGGGATCACTTCCAATCTAGGGCTCTTGAAAAGTATGTCGAAGCCAACGCCGGGAAACAAGTTCCCATCATAATGTGGACTAGCGGATTGACCAACgaagaaaatatcaaaatactCAATCCTTCTAAATATATCATCCAGATATGGACCACCGGCGAAGACGAAACCATAGCTAGATTGATCAGAAATAACTTTAaagtcattttttcaaattacgacGCTTGGTACCTCGATTGTGG TTTCGGAGCGTGGGTAGGAGAGGGAAACAACTGGTGCTCGCCTTACAAAGGCTGGCAAAAGGTCTACGACAATTCACCTCTGGCCATTCTTACATCGCAGGGATTCAGcccagataaaaaaaatcagatacTCG GCGGTGAGGCTACACTCTGGTCTGAGCAAACGGACAGCACCACGATAGACAGCAGACTTTGGCCACGTACGGCTGCAGTTGCCGAACGGCTATGGTCTGAGCCGAAGTCGTCGTGGATTCATGCTGAACACCGAATGCTCATGCAACGCGAGAGGATGGTGGCAAAAGGAATCAATGCTGATAGCTTACAGCCTCAGTGGTGCGCTCAAAATCAGGGACACTGTTATCTCTAA
- the PDCD-5 gene encoding programmed cell death protein 5 — translation MADPELEAIRQQRLAQLQSQYKGGDASNKQAAEEKRQQVEEMRHSILTQVLDQSARARLNTLALGKPEKGKMVEEMLLNMAQRGQLPGKLGEKELIGLLESVNQQTQRTTTVKFDRRRAALDSDDDIDDM, via the exons ATGGCTGATCCGGAGTTAGAGGCGATCCGTCAGCAGCGATTAGCCCAATTACAATCGCAATATAAG GGTGGCGATGCTTCCAACAAGCAGGCAGCTGAAGAGAAACGACAGCAGGTAGAGGAGATGAGACATTCGATTCTGACGCAAGTACTAGATCAATCAGCCCGAGCAAGAC TGAACACGCTCGCTCTGGGAAAACCAGAGAAAGGTAAAATGGTAGAAGAAATGCTTCTTAACATGGCACAACGTGGTCAGTTACCCGGAAAACTTGGAGAAAAGGAACTCATTGGACTTTTGGAAAGTGTAAATCAGCAAACACAGAGAACAACAACTGTCAAA TTTGATCGGCGCAGAGCAGCGCTAGATTCGGACGACGACATTGATGACATGTAG